CGAAGTGGGGCAGGGCCTCGAAAAGTTCATTCAAGGTGCCGCGCCAGCCGAGAGCCTTCAGAAGCGGGAAAAGCGTGGCCGCGAAGGGCGACTGCGCCTCGAACGAGCCGTATCGGCCCTGCCGCAGTGCGTCGGCAAGCTGGTCGATCCCGCCGGTTGAAAGGCGGGGGCCGCGTTTGCGCCCGGCCTTTACCTTTTCTGGTCCGTCTGTGTTTTTGGTCTCGTCCGTCACGGCTTTTCTCCGGCGGGCGGTTCCGGTGGCAGGGCACGCGGCGACTGGCCGATGGGCGGTCGCTCGGTCAGGGTGCCGTCCTTCAGGGTATAAAGCCGGTTCGCGATCGCCAGCAGCGACGGGCGGTAGGTGACAAGCACGATGCCGGTATCGTGAGCGAGATCGAGCAGAACCTGCTTGAGGAGCATTTCACCGGTCTGGTCGAGCGCCGAATTGGCTTCGTCAAACAGGACGATTGACGGGTGACGTGCGAGAACGCGGGCGATGGCGATACGCTGGGCCACCCCGCTTGGCAGGCTGGAGGCCGAGGCCTCGCCGACCTTGGTGTCGTAGCCATCGGGGAGGCGCGCGAAAACTTCATCAAGGCCCAGCCGTGCCGCCGCGGCAAGCGAGGCGTCGAGCGACTGGTCCTTGCGGAAGAAGGCGAGATTTTCAAGCACACTGCCCTGCAATAGGCGGGGCCGCTGCGGCAGGTAGGCGATCTGCTGGCGGATCACATCAGGGCTGGCGCCATAAAGCTTTTCGCCGTTCACCAGAAATTCGCCGTCGGTCGGGATCAGGCGGCCCATCAACAGGTGCAACAGCGTTGTCTTGCCGCTGCCATTGTCGCCCTGGATACCTACGATCTCGCCGCGTTTCACCGAAAGATTGATACCCTGAAGTACCGTCGGAAGGTCCTGCCGGTAACGGAAGGACACATTGCTGAGCGCGAGTGTTTCAAGCGCGCCGGGCGGGGCGTCGCCTTCATGGCGGCGTTCGCGCGGCAGGGCATCGATGGCGGCGATCTTGTCCTCGGCCACGCGGATCGACTGATAGCGGGTCCATAGCGACAGCGCCCGCATGGCGGGCTGGATGGCGCGGCCGGCAAGGAGGGTGCAGGCCGCAAGCGAACCGATTGTCAGATAGTCATGGATCACGAACCAGGCACCGATGGTGGCAACCAGCACCATTGTCAGCTGATTGGCAACACTGCCGACCGACTGGCTGAGCGAGGAGAGAAGCGCCACGCGGTGGCCGCTGGCGGCGGCACTTTCCATCAGGCGTTCATAGCGGCGCTCCATCAGCGCTTCCATCGCCATCGATTTGATCGTGTGGATGCCGCCAAGGGTTTCGATAATGAAATTGTAGCGCCGGTCATCCCAGATATTGCGGTCATTGAGCGCGGATTTCAGCCCGCGGCCAAGCCACAGGCCGATCCAGCCGGTCAGGATCAGGATGACGATCGGGATCACCACAAGCCAGCCGCCGATATAGGCCAGAAGCCCGAGGAACAAGACAATGAAAGGCGCGTCGATGAAGGAAATGGCCGCCTGGCTTGCGTAAAAGTCGCGGATGGAATCGATCGCGGTCATGCGGTCCAGATGGTTGCCGGCGGGGATCGCCTCGATGGTCTCAAGATCGCCTTCGAGTAGCCGGTCGGCTGCATGCTTGCCGGCCTGATGCTCGAACCGGGCGCCGGACCAGCCGGCGAGCCACGACCGCGCCACCTTCAGGATGGTTTCAAGCACCATGACAAGGAACAGGCCAAGGATCAGGTAAGTGAAGGTGCCGGTTGCCTGATTGGGGATGACGCGGTCATAGACCTGCAGGGTAACGAGCGGCAGGGCAAGCGACATCAGATTGATGCCGAAAGAGGCCACCAGCATGTCCGGCCGGGCAAGCGGAAGATAATGCCGCCACAAGCCGACGAGCTCGTTTTCCTGTGCCGCAACTTCCCCCGGTCTAGCCATATAGTCCGATCAGCCCCGTTTCGCCCCGAAT
The Gimibacter soli DNA segment above includes these coding regions:
- a CDS encoding peptidase domain-containing ABC transporter gives rise to the protein MARPGEVAAQENELVGLWRHYLPLARPDMLVASFGINLMSLALPLVTLQVYDRVIPNQATGTFTYLILGLFLVMVLETILKVARSWLAGWSGARFEHQAGKHAADRLLEGDLETIEAIPAGNHLDRMTAIDSIRDFYASQAAISFIDAPFIVLFLGLLAYIGGWLVVIPIVILILTGWIGLWLGRGLKSALNDRNIWDDRRYNFIIETLGGIHTIKSMAMEALMERRYERLMESAAASGHRVALLSSLSQSVGSVANQLTMVLVATIGAWFVIHDYLTIGSLAACTLLAGRAIQPAMRALSLWTRYQSIRVAEDKIAAIDALPRERRHEGDAPPGALETLALSNVSFRYRQDLPTVLQGINLSVKRGEIVGIQGDNGSGKTTLLHLLMGRLIPTDGEFLVNGEKLYGASPDVIRQQIAYLPQRPRLLQGSVLENLAFFRKDQSLDASLAAAARLGLDEVFARLPDGYDTKVGEASASSLPSGVAQRIAIARVLARHPSIVLFDEANSALDQTGEMLLKQVLLDLAHDTGIVLVTYRPSLLAIANRLYTLKDGTLTERPPIGQSPRALPPEPPAGEKP